A DNA window from Schistocerca gregaria isolate iqSchGreg1 chromosome 2, iqSchGreg1.2, whole genome shotgun sequence contains the following coding sequences:
- the LOC126335131 gene encoding uncharacterized protein LOC126335131, whose product MIKQAVCLLLLAGCAVAYPKVTMLFREPDSYLGEVQCCHGIFNTPHYYNDVYQVTALYLSSHIRNSSSLEIGPERQNIRVTMSEQPPGGEWKVVASYNYTEVAEPLQLLRIPMSYTTNTASWFIFEIWYGGALTYPQYSPFNIPVAPYNTTFNYYILGMDYEYLGVPV is encoded by the exons ATGATAAAACAGGCCGTGTGTCTGCTCCTGCTTGCAGGATGTGCCG TCGCATACCCCAAGGTGACGATGCTGTTCCGGGAGCCGGACAGCTACCTGGGCGAGGTGCAGTGCTGCCACGGCATCTTCAACACCCCGCACTACTACAACGACGTCTACCAGGTGACCGCGCTCTACCTCAGCTCGCACATCCGCAACTCCTCCAGCCTGGAGATCGGTCCGGAGCGGCAGAACATCAGGGTCACCATGAGCGAGCAGCCGCCCGGAGGGGAGTGGAAGGTGGTCGCCTCCTACAACTACACAGAAGTCGCAGAGCCCCTGCAGCTCCTGAGGATTCCCATGAGCTACACCACCAACACGGCCTCCTGGTTCATATTCGAGATCTGGTACGGTGGAGCCCTCACCTACCCTCAGTACTCACCTTTCAATATTCCCGTCGCAccctacaacaccacattcaattACTACATTCTTGGCATGGATTACGAATACCTTGGTGTCCCAGTATAA